In Bartonella machadoae, a single genomic region encodes these proteins:
- a CDS encoding tRNA (cytidine(34)-2'-O)-methyltransferase, with amino-acid sequence MTLHIALFQPDIAGNTGTILRLSACFGLHVHIIEPAGFNLSDRNLKRAGLDYLEYASLERHMDWQHFMHSMKHFNRRLLLLSTKAQTCYTQIGYQKNDVLLFGRESAGVPDYVHEAVDCALKIPMQSHARSLNLAMSVAITTGEALRQIGFPEKEKLYKKPRRN; translated from the coding sequence ATGACACTCCATATTGCGCTTTTTCAACCGGATATCGCTGGTAATACTGGAACAATTTTGCGTCTTAGCGCCTGTTTTGGTTTACATGTACACATTATTGAGCCAGCAGGTTTTAATCTGTCAGATCGCAATCTTAAGCGTGCAGGATTAGATTATCTCGAATATGCTTCGCTAGAGCGACATATGGATTGGCAACATTTCATGCATTCCATGAAACATTTTAATCGTCGTCTTTTGCTTTTAAGCACAAAAGCACAAACATGCTATACGCAAATAGGCTATCAGAAAAATGATGTTTTACTTTTTGGTCGTGAATCAGCCGGCGTTCCCGATTATGTTCATGAAGCTGTTGATTGTGCATTAAAAATTCCTATGCAATCCCATGCACGCTCGTTAAATCTAGCAATGAGTGTAGCAATCACAACAGGAGAAGCACTTCGTCAAATTGGCTTTCCTGAAAAAGAGAAGCTTTATAAAAAACCACGAAGAAATTAA
- a CDS encoding CCA tRNA nucleotidyltransferase produces the protein MGIRQNFKHVKWLQHSDIQTLLRVLSVGGEEARIVGGAVRNQLLGQPISDIDIATTCLPQQVIMRVEEAGFKAIPTGIAFGTVTVVSPSCCYEITTLRSDIETDGRHAKVAFGRDWKKDARRRDFTINALYCDAEGHLYDDVGGLNDIASRTVRFIGIAENRIREDYLRILRFFRFFAWYGAGRPDVQGLKACVGLKDGLQKLSSERIWGEMKKLLAASDPTRALLWMRQSGVLTCVFPETEKWGIDAIHALVKAEQAFGWNIDPLLRLESLLPPDPIRLHEMAQRLRLSNKETTRLKQWAELKMTSQNYSDAFVQKMIYFHGRQPVVDQLSLCVAAAHFAALQEDEAAQKVERYMRLYQLAQKWQIPTFPVNGKDLMKKGFSKGVLLGEKLKELEMLWIESGFSMDRNALLEKIHS, from the coding sequence GTGGGCATAAGACAAAACTTCAAACATGTAAAATGGTTACAGCATAGTGATATCCAAACACTTCTTCGTGTTTTGTCTGTTGGGGGTGAAGAAGCCCGTATTGTAGGGGGAGCGGTGCGTAATCAGCTGTTAGGGCAGCCTATTAGCGATATTGATATTGCGACAACTTGTTTGCCACAGCAGGTTATTATGCGTGTAGAAGAAGCAGGATTTAAAGCCATTCCTACAGGAATTGCATTTGGCACAGTAACGGTGGTTTCTCCGTCATGTTGTTATGAGATAACAACGCTTCGCTCTGATATTGAAACGGATGGTCGCCATGCAAAAGTAGCGTTTGGTCGCGATTGGAAAAAAGATGCTAGACGGCGCGATTTTACGATTAATGCGCTTTATTGTGATGCCGAAGGCCACCTTTATGATGATGTCGGCGGTTTGAATGATATTGCTAGCCGGACAGTTCGTTTTATCGGCATTGCAGAAAATCGTATTCGTGAAGATTATTTGCGTATTTTGCGGTTTTTTCGCTTTTTTGCTTGGTATGGAGCTGGGCGACCTGATGTACAGGGGTTGAAAGCATGTGTTGGTTTAAAAGATGGTTTGCAAAAACTGTCCTCTGAGCGCATTTGGGGAGAGATGAAAAAACTTCTTGCTGCTTCAGATCCAACACGTGCTCTTTTATGGATGCGTCAAAGTGGTGTTTTGACATGCGTTTTTCCTGAAACAGAAAAATGGGGTATTGATGCAATCCACGCATTGGTAAAAGCAGAACAGGCTTTTGGTTGGAACATTGACCCGTTGTTACGGCTGGAAAGCCTTCTTCCTCCTGATCCTATCCGTCTTCATGAAATGGCACAACGTTTGCGTCTTTCTAATAAGGAAACAACGCGATTAAAACAATGGGCAGAGTTAAAAATGACGAGCCAAAACTATTCAGACGCTTTTGTGCAAAAAATGATTTATTTTCATGGCCGTCAGCCGGTTGTAGATCAATTGTCCTTGTGTGTGGCTGCAGCACATTTTGCCGCCCTGCAAGAAGATGAGGCTGCGCAGAAAGTAGAAAGGTATATGCGGCTTTATCAGCTTGCTCAAAAATGGCAAATTCCTACTTTTCCTGTTAATGGCAAGGATTTGATGAAAAAAGGTTTCTCTAAAGGGGTTTTGTTAGGAGAAAAGCTCAAAGAGCTCGAGATGCTATGGATTGAAAGTGGATTTTCAATGGATCGTAATGCATTGTTAGAAAAAATTCATTCGTAA
- a CDS encoding AAA family ATPase: protein MSQRDTSSNSLKKANINNEAQMIIDDIDAAHKELNVLQQEIDKVIFGQSHVIEYALIAIFSGGHALLVGAPGLAKTRLVETLGTVLGLDEKRIQFTPDLMPSDIIGSEIMDLDKNGKRSFRYVQGPIFTQLLMADEINRASPRTQSALLQAMQEYHVTVAGTRYDLPQPFHVLATQNPLEQEGTYPLPEAQLDRFLMQIDIDYPDLTTERRIILETTREKKQKTKPILSTQKLQKIQKTVRKMPLSENVVEAILKIVRLARPHKDNTLANTYIAWGPGPRASQALSLCVRARALYYGRLAPSLDDVEALAYPVLQHRMALNFSAHAENITVKDIINTLMKDAL, encoded by the coding sequence ATGAGTCAACGTGATACATCATCCAATTCTCTTAAAAAAGCCAATATCAATAATGAAGCCCAAATGATCATTGATGATATTGACGCAGCACACAAAGAATTGAATGTCCTACAACAAGAAATTGACAAAGTTATTTTTGGACAAAGTCACGTAATTGAATATGCTTTAATCGCTATTTTTTCTGGCGGGCATGCCCTTCTTGTTGGCGCACCAGGACTTGCTAAAACACGCCTTGTTGAAACTTTGGGAACAGTATTGGGACTTGATGAAAAACGCATTCAATTTACGCCCGATTTAATGCCATCAGACATTATCGGTTCTGAAATTATGGATTTAGATAAAAATGGTAAACGTTCTTTCCGCTACGTCCAAGGCCCCATTTTCACTCAACTTCTTATGGCAGATGAAATCAACCGCGCTTCTCCACGCACACAATCGGCTCTTTTACAAGCCATGCAGGAATATCATGTTACCGTAGCTGGTACTCGCTATGATTTACCACAACCTTTTCATGTGCTTGCAACGCAAAATCCTCTTGAACAAGAAGGAACCTACCCACTTCCTGAAGCACAACTGGATCGCTTCTTGATGCAAATTGATATTGACTATCCTGATCTAACCACAGAGCGGCGTATTATTTTAGAAACAACCAGAGAAAAAAAGCAAAAGACAAAACCGATCTTATCAACCCAAAAATTACAAAAAATTCAAAAGACTGTTCGTAAAATGCCCCTCTCAGAAAATGTCGTAGAAGCCATTTTAAAAATTGTCCGTTTGGCCCGCCCTCATAAAGACAACACTCTTGCCAATACTTATATTGCTTGGGGTCCTGGTCCTCGCGCATCGCAAGCACTTTCACTTTGTGTCCGTGCCCGTGCACTTTATTATGGTCGTTTAGCGCCCTCCCTTGATGATGTTGAAGCATTAGCTTATCCGGTCTTACAACATCGCATGGCACTCAATTTTTCCGCACATGCTGAAAATATAACCGTAAAAGATATTATTAATACTCTCATGAAAGACGCTCTTTGA
- a CDS encoding DUF58 domain-containing protein, with protein MAIGKKVAPEPPISLTEKLQEDATKMPHLLLQARKIANTLLTGWHGQRKRGNGENFWQFRPYMEGESITRIDWRRSARDEHTYLREQEWQMTQTVWLWPDQSESMHYCSRFSKISKSDYAIILTLALASLLARSGEHIAIPTLMPPTMATNVIERIALALTNYQSDNPFPNFSTVTRFSHAIIISDFLDHPEKIIRDLTLLSTKQVTAHLIEIADPAEETFPYKGHTEFFDPETKEKHILGKAEDLRENYCQLYQARRQQLTNFCARQGWTYHVSKTNQSLTQTILHLANKIGHAPSHSRRLP; from the coding sequence ATGGCTATTGGCAAAAAAGTTGCTCCAGAGCCTCCAATATCACTGACGGAAAAACTACAGGAAGATGCAACAAAAATGCCACATCTTCTTTTACAAGCTCGTAAGATCGCCAATACACTTCTTACTGGATGGCATGGACAACGTAAACGGGGGAACGGGGAAAATTTTTGGCAATTTCGCCCCTATATGGAAGGGGAATCCATTACCCGCATTGACTGGCGTCGTTCAGCACGTGATGAACATACCTACCTCCGTGAACAAGAATGGCAAATGACACAAACAGTTTGGCTATGGCCTGATCAAAGCGAATCTATGCATTATTGTTCGCGTTTTTCCAAAATCTCCAAGAGTGATTATGCCATCATTCTAACCCTCGCATTAGCATCACTTTTGGCACGCAGTGGCGAACATATTGCTATCCCGACTTTAATGCCTCCTACAATGGCAACCAATGTCATAGAACGCATAGCTCTCGCTCTAACAAATTATCAAAGTGACAATCCATTTCCAAACTTTTCAACGGTTACGCGTTTTTCACACGCCATTATCATAAGCGATTTTCTTGATCATCCTGAAAAGATTATCCGCGATTTAACCCTTTTATCGACAAAACAGGTTACTGCTCATTTAATTGAAATTGCTGATCCTGCAGAAGAAACCTTTCCCTACAAAGGTCATACAGAGTTTTTTGATCCCGAAACAAAAGAAAAGCATATTTTGGGAAAAGCAGAAGATCTTCGTGAAAACTATTGCCAACTCTACCAAGCAAGGAGACAACAATTAACAAACTTTTGCGCACGCCAAGGATGGACCTATCACGTGAGTAAAACAAACCAATCTTTGACCCAAACCATTTTGCATCTTGCAAACAAAATTGGGCATGCTCCATCTCACTCTAGGAGGTTGCCTTGA
- a CDS encoding DUF4159 domain-containing protein, with product MSFASPLLLLGLLSLPIVWWLLRITPPPPHKELFPPLRFLPKPTHQQETANHTPWWLLLLRLTIAALIIIALAQPIWNQKPIILSGSQPLALIIDNGWASIREWKKRISVAETLLAQAEKQQKNIYFLATAESDTANRGPLPAKVIKQQLMHLQPQPWPVNRIHALKKLIEINKGKPLDIAYLSDGLQTEEDDQTFTLIEQLKPKTFLWYSSDISDLTGITAIENNNGDMAVRVIRSTPHGKTPVTLNLYDANNQLLSRFTTNFLEGETTTLVPFHVPLELRNDIAWIKMSNQTHAAATFLVDSHNRASRVALLSPNTREMVQPLLSPFYYIIKALQGHTQLITADGRELSTDLDHLLKQNPSVFIMGDIVNMSEEAENKLSDFVNKGGTLIRFAGEKLSTAEHYDSLLPVPLRHGKRSLGSIMSWTKPQKLAPFAKNSLFFDLPFPEDVTVSRQILAEPSPDLFEKTWLSLSDGTPLITASKRGKGTLILIHIAPDPTWSNLPLSGFFAQMLQKLITLSAYKETNLTPIKEQTTIQKPWRTMTADGQLQMPPPYVASLVLENQNPPSPSSLTPPGLYGVKNNFYALNLLNPSSYLKKQSSLPSFLKENPLSYETKEQHLIGPLLGLAVLLFAFDNFLMLWRGSTFSFNRRRNVLLLLPLVISFIAFFLYNTIVHAQETENNDETIIQAAGATHLAYVVTHNHEIDTTSKNGLEALSQFIAERTMLSPSSVIALDLDKDELAFYPLIYWPIDANSPLPTQKSLEKINNFMKHGGTILFDTRDQINASLNLEGEATPATQRLRTILKGLNIPAIEPASTDHVIARSFYIMPDFPGLYRGSPLWVESSSTNKKGNNSPSFGDNVSALLITGNNFAGAWALDEKGMWKYPLIPNDPMQRLWAFRAGLNIVIYVLTGNYKADQVHVPALLERFKRERKQ from the coding sequence TTGAGTTTTGCTTCCCCCCTGCTTTTACTAGGACTTCTGTCTTTACCAATCGTTTGGTGGTTGTTGCGCATAACACCGCCCCCCCCGCATAAAGAACTTTTTCCTCCTTTGCGTTTTCTTCCAAAACCAACGCATCAACAGGAAACGGCAAACCATACACCTTGGTGGTTACTGTTATTACGTTTAACCATAGCAGCACTCATTATTATCGCTTTGGCGCAACCTATTTGGAATCAAAAACCCATTATCCTTTCCGGCTCTCAACCCCTAGCACTTATTATCGATAATGGATGGGCATCTATAAGAGAATGGAAAAAACGTATTTCTGTTGCTGAAACCCTCCTTGCACAAGCAGAAAAACAGCAAAAAAATATCTATTTTCTTGCAACAGCCGAAAGTGATACCGCCAATAGAGGTCCTCTTCCGGCAAAAGTCATCAAACAACAATTAATGCATTTGCAACCCCAACCATGGCCGGTCAATCGTATACATGCCCTAAAAAAGCTGATTGAAATAAACAAAGGGAAACCTCTCGATATTGCTTACTTAAGTGATGGTTTACAAACAGAAGAAGATGATCAAACTTTCACTCTTATTGAACAACTCAAACCCAAAACATTCCTATGGTACTCATCTGATATTTCTGATTTAACCGGCATAACAGCTATAGAAAATAACAATGGCGATATGGCCGTACGCGTTATCCGTTCAACACCCCATGGTAAAACTCCCGTCACCTTGAACCTTTATGATGCAAACAATCAACTCCTTAGTCGCTTTACGACCAATTTCCTTGAGGGAGAAACAACAACGCTCGTACCTTTTCATGTTCCCCTTGAACTACGCAATGACATTGCTTGGATAAAAATGAGCAATCAAACCCATGCTGCTGCAACCTTCTTAGTAGACAGCCATAACAGGGCAAGCCGTGTTGCTCTTCTCTCACCAAACACGCGTGAAATGGTACAACCTTTGCTCTCTCCATTTTACTATATTATCAAAGCATTACAAGGTCATACACAGCTTATAACAGCCGATGGAAGAGAGCTTTCGACCGATCTTGATCACTTACTCAAACAAAATCCTTCTGTTTTCATCATGGGTGACATTGTCAACATGTCAGAAGAAGCTGAAAACAAACTCTCTGACTTTGTCAATAAAGGAGGAACACTCATCCGCTTTGCGGGAGAAAAGCTGAGTACTGCAGAACATTACGATAGTCTGCTTCCGGTGCCGCTTCGTCATGGCAAGCGTTCACTTGGGAGTATTATGTCTTGGACGAAACCACAAAAACTTGCGCCATTTGCAAAAAATAGCTTATTCTTTGATCTTCCTTTTCCAGAAGATGTCACTGTCTCACGCCAAATCCTAGCAGAACCAAGCCCAGATCTTTTTGAAAAAACATGGCTTAGTCTTTCTGATGGAACTCCCCTTATTACAGCGTCTAAACGTGGCAAAGGAACACTCATTCTGATTCACATTGCGCCAGATCCCACATGGTCAAATCTTCCTCTTTCTGGCTTTTTTGCGCAAATGTTGCAAAAATTGATCACCTTGAGCGCCTATAAAGAGACAAATTTAACACCCATCAAAGAACAAACAACAATACAAAAGCCTTGGCGAACAATGACCGCTGATGGACAATTACAAATGCCTCCCCCTTATGTTGCCTCACTGGTCCTTGAGAACCAAAATCCACCCTCTCCCTCCTCTCTCACTCCTCCTGGACTTTATGGTGTAAAAAACAATTTTTATGCCCTCAATCTCTTAAACCCTTCATCATATTTGAAGAAACAATCATCGTTACCATCCTTCTTAAAAGAAAACCCTCTCTCTTACGAGACAAAAGAACAACACCTTATTGGTCCACTGTTAGGATTAGCCGTCTTATTATTTGCCTTTGATAATTTTCTTATGTTATGGAGAGGAAGCACTTTTTCTTTTAACCGGCGGCGTAATGTACTGCTTCTCTTACCCCTTGTAATAAGTTTTATTGCCTTTTTTCTCTATAATACAATAGTGCATGCACAAGAGACAGAAAATAACGATGAAACAATAATACAAGCAGCAGGTGCGACGCATCTTGCTTACGTTGTGACACATAACCATGAAATTGATACAACAAGCAAAAATGGTCTAGAAGCACTGAGCCAATTTATCGCAGAACGGACAATGCTCTCACCAAGTTCTGTGATAGCTCTTGATCTCGATAAAGATGAACTCGCCTTCTATCCTCTAATCTATTGGCCCATTGATGCGAATAGTCCTTTACCAACACAAAAGAGCCTCGAAAAAATCAATAACTTTATGAAACACGGAGGCACAATTCTCTTTGACACGCGTGATCAAATAAACGCCAGCCTTAATCTTGAAGGAGAAGCGACCCCAGCAACACAAAGATTACGAACCATCTTAAAAGGATTAAATATCCCCGCTATTGAACCCGCTTCAACAGATCATGTAATTGCGCGTTCTTTTTATATTATGCCAGATTTTCCCGGTCTCTACCGTGGTTCACCTTTGTGGGTTGAATCATCATCAACCAATAAAAAAGGAAACAATTCTCCAAGCTTTGGTGATAATGTAAGTGCTCTCCTGATTACCGGCAATAACTTTGCTGGTGCTTGGGCACTCGATGAAAAAGGCATGTGGAAATACCCTCTTATTCCCAATGATCCAATGCAACGCCTCTGGGCATTTCGTGCAGGATTAAATATAGTTATCTACGTCCTTACAGGGAACTATAAAGCTGACCAAGTTCATGTTCCAGCACTTTTAGAACGCTTTAAGCGAGAAAGAAAGCAATGA
- a CDS encoding metallophosphoesterase family protein encodes MLTPMFYLAHISDVHLSPLPQPSLFELCGKRLTGYLNWQKKRKHKMATDVLETLMDALKKTNPDHLVISGDLVNLALDKEFEQAHTWLLNQGQPQDISLTFGNHDAYVRGALQKACTLFQPWITGDFPQNPALPFPYMRIRKNVAIIGTSSAIATPPFQAFGYFGKRQAQALSQLLNEAATRNLFRVVMIHHPPFHHATSWHKKLWGINRFLDVIKHHGCELVLHGHTHLPTLHTITGTMGTIPIVGVTSASQAFGNKKPPAGFNLFAIESFHHRWRCQLQRYRLINQNNEIACTETIDL; translated from the coding sequence ATGCTAACGCCTATGTTTTATCTCGCTCATATATCGGATGTGCATCTTTCCCCCCTACCACAACCTTCCCTATTTGAACTTTGTGGAAAGCGTCTTACTGGCTATCTCAATTGGCAAAAAAAACGCAAACACAAAATGGCAACCGATGTTTTAGAAACTTTAATGGATGCCTTAAAAAAAACAAATCCTGATCATCTTGTCATTTCTGGTGATCTTGTTAATCTTGCTCTCGATAAAGAATTTGAACAAGCACACACTTGGTTGCTTAACCAAGGGCAGCCTCAAGATATTTCTTTAACATTTGGCAATCATGACGCCTACGTTCGTGGTGCATTGCAAAAAGCCTGTACTCTCTTTCAACCTTGGATTACAGGTGATTTCCCTCAAAATCCTGCCCTGCCCTTTCCTTATATGCGCATTCGCAAGAATGTTGCCATTATAGGAACTTCCTCAGCTATTGCGACACCACCTTTTCAAGCTTTTGGTTATTTTGGCAAAAGACAAGCGCAAGCTTTATCACAACTTTTAAATGAAGCTGCAACACGCAATCTTTTTCGTGTTGTCATGATACATCATCCCCCCTTTCACCATGCAACCTCTTGGCATAAAAAATTATGGGGTATCAATCGTTTTCTAGACGTTATCAAACACCATGGTTGTGAACTTGTTCTTCACGGCCATACCCATCTCCCCACATTGCACACTATTACAGGAACAATGGGAACAATTCCTATTGTTGGTGTTACTTCCGCATCACAAGCTTTTGGTAATAAAAAGCCACCAGCAGGCTTCAATTTATTTGCCATTGAAAGCTTTCACCATCGATGGCGCTGCCAATTGCAACGTTATCGCCTTATCAATCAAAACAATGAAATAGCCTGTACAGAAACAATTGATCTTTAA
- a CDS encoding cation diffusion facilitator family transporter produces MAVKINIQSLTLYSIFVACIVFALKYWAYYITDSVALYSDALESIVNILAALAAWWAVKVSLKPADHDHPFGHHKAEYFSAILEGILIIIAAMIILREAWIALSTVKLLQKPGIWIVMHLSASVINSLWGFVLIRQGKIHRSPALKADGVHFITDVFTSFAILVGLIAGFMGGWNILDPILAIIIAINILLQGWKVINSAVQGLMDVGVELNETMRIRELISANAQGALEVHDLLTRVAGRVTFIEFHLVVPAAMSVGEAHQICDKIEDVLQKEFDNVRVSIHVEPEEEAKLPLGTTVVPFI; encoded by the coding sequence ATGGCTGTAAAAATTAATATACAAAGCTTAACTTTATACTCTATTTTTGTTGCATGTATCGTTTTTGCTTTAAAATATTGGGCATATTACATTACTGATTCGGTTGCACTTTATTCAGATGCATTGGAATCGATTGTCAATATCCTTGCTGCATTGGCTGCGTGGTGGGCTGTTAAAGTCAGTCTGAAGCCGGCGGATCATGATCATCCTTTTGGGCATCATAAAGCCGAATATTTTTCTGCGATTCTTGAAGGAATCCTGATCATTATTGCGGCAATGATTATTTTAAGGGAAGCATGGATTGCTCTTTCGACCGTTAAATTGTTGCAAAAACCTGGAATATGGATCGTTATGCATCTTAGCGCGAGTGTCATAAATTCCCTTTGGGGATTTGTGCTGATTCGGCAGGGAAAAATTCACCGTTCACCAGCTCTTAAAGCCGATGGAGTGCATTTCATAACAGATGTTTTTACCTCTTTTGCCATTTTAGTTGGTTTGATTGCTGGTTTTATGGGGGGATGGAATATCTTGGATCCGATTTTAGCAATCATTATTGCCATTAATATTCTTTTGCAGGGCTGGAAGGTGATTAACAGTGCCGTTCAAGGGCTTATGGATGTTGGAGTTGAATTGAATGAAACGATGCGGATTCGTGAGCTTATTTCTGCAAATGCACAGGGTGCACTTGAAGTCCATGATTTGCTTACACGTGTTGCTGGTAGAGTGACTTTTATAGAGTTTCATTTGGTTGTACCAGCCGCAATGTCGGTCGGAGAGGCACATCAGATTTGCGATAAAATTGAAGATGTTCTGCAAAAAGAATTTGATAATGTGCGTGTTTCTATTCATGTCGAGCCTGAAGAGGAGGCGAAGTTGCCTCTCGGTACAACGGTTGTTCCTTTTATATAA
- a CDS encoding tyrosine-type recombinase/integrase, which produces MPLMNRLNARAVATLGAGKYNDGAGLLLHKRKDGGAQWLLRYTIHGRRREMGLGALRDVSLKQARECATQWRSVLREGRDPIKEREKQKREAMRNLHYLKDIALDAFESRKAELKGDGKNGDWFSPLKLHILPKLGCMPVSEITQTDIRNTLAPIWHTKAGTANTALMRLNLCFKHAAALGLDVDLQATAKAKALLGKQRHKTQNRPAMDWKDIPAFYKTLCQTTTLTQLALRLLILTGVRTYPLRHIREDQIKDDIWTIPAENMKGRRDTTTEFRVPLSSEALEILKQARLLSRNGFLFSATGRGSLADTCMSQYMKKIGLEACPHGFRSSLRDWLAETTDAPFEVAETILGHTVGGKVERAYRRTDYLEQRRVYMDKWAAYVTGQNHKS; this is translated from the coding sequence ATGCCTTTAATGAATCGTCTTAATGCAAGGGCTGTCGCAACATTGGGAGCTGGCAAATATAATGATGGTGCCGGCTTGCTACTTCACAAGCGTAAAGATGGTGGTGCTCAATGGCTTTTACGCTATACCATCCACGGACGCCGTCGTGAAATGGGATTGGGGGCTTTAAGAGATGTCTCTTTAAAACAAGCCCGTGAATGTGCAACCCAATGGCGTTCTGTTTTACGTGAGGGTCGTGACCCCATTAAAGAACGTGAGAAACAAAAGCGTGAGGCAATGCGTAATCTGCATTATCTCAAAGATATCGCTTTGGATGCTTTTGAAAGCCGTAAAGCTGAATTAAAAGGAGATGGTAAAAATGGAGATTGGTTTTCACCTTTAAAACTTCATATTCTCCCTAAATTAGGCTGTATGCCGGTTTCAGAGATTACACAAACTGATATACGCAATACACTTGCTCCCATCTGGCATACAAAAGCTGGGACAGCTAATACAGCACTGATGCGTCTCAATCTTTGTTTTAAACATGCCGCTGCATTAGGTTTGGATGTTGATTTACAGGCTACAGCAAAAGCAAAAGCTTTGCTGGGGAAACAACGCCATAAAACGCAAAATAGACCTGCAATGGATTGGAAAGATATACCGGCTTTTTATAAAACGCTTTGCCAAACAACAACCCTAACACAACTGGCTTTACGTTTGCTTATCCTTACAGGGGTTCGTACCTATCCTTTGCGCCATATTCGTGAAGATCAGATTAAAGATGATATCTGGACCATCCCTGCTGAAAATATGAAAGGAAGGCGTGATACTACAACAGAGTTTCGCGTGCCTTTATCATCAGAGGCATTGGAAATTTTAAAACAAGCGCGTTTGCTTTCTCGTAATGGGTTCCTTTTTTCTGCAACAGGTCGAGGTTCCCTTGCTGATACTTGTATGTCACAATATATGAAAAAAATTGGACTTGAAGCCTGCCCGCATGGTTTTCGGTCTAGTTTACGCGATTGGCTAGCAGAAACAACTGATGCCCCTTTTGAGGTAGCAGAAACCATTCTAGGTCATACGGTCGGGGGTAAAGTAGAGCGTGCTTACCGTCGTACTGATTATTTAGAACAGCGCCGTGTTTATATGGATAAATGGGCGGCTTATGTCACGGGGCAAAATCATAAAAGTTAA
- a CDS encoding helix-turn-helix transcriptional regulator codes for MNTNKGLLTTRESAKLLGISVTTLWRRVADGTVPKPLKIGALSRWLASDLHDVIEKAKNQRSNNAA; via the coding sequence ATGAATACAAATAAAGGACTTCTCACAACTCGTGAGAGTGCAAAACTGCTTGGTATAAGCGTTACAACACTTTGGCGGCGTGTTGCTGATGGAACGGTACCAAAACCTCTAAAAATTGGTGCCTTATCCCGTTGGTTAGCATCAGACCTTCATGATGTAATCGAGAAGGCTAAAAACCAACGTAGCAACAACGCCGCTTAA
- a CDS encoding DUF7146 domain-containing protein, with amino-acid sequence MHCTNAQSMVCALHGVWHGHYGLARCPAHDDRSPSLALANGNDGRLLLYCYAGCSFREILQALKNIGLIDKNAYCQKEKQAYFVHKTSCYNRSLLEQKTAIQKVAKAQEIWKQSQPIKGTIAELYLRKRGITCELPSNLRFHSKCPHPSGKTIPALVALVEGGGSFAIHRTFLQDNGCKTEQLPTKAMLGSVKGGAVHLSQANHQHLVICEGIETGLSLLSGLLSEPVTLWASLSTSGMTHVNLPHIKSKAHLTIAMDGDEAGRKAGFALATRAQCQGFEVLMMQAPEGADFNVLLLNYEREK; translated from the coding sequence ATGCATTGTACAAATGCTCAAAGCATGGTTTGTGCCTTGCATGGTGTTTGGCACGGGCATTATGGACTTGCCCGTTGTCCTGCCCATGATGATAGGTCACCTAGTTTAGCTCTTGCCAATGGAAATGATGGGCGTCTCTTACTCTATTGTTATGCCGGCTGCTCTTTTAGAGAAATCTTACAAGCTCTTAAGAATATTGGGTTGATTGATAAAAATGCTTACTGTCAAAAAGAGAAGCAAGCATATTTCGTTCATAAAACCTCTTGTTACAATCGCTCTTTATTAGAGCAGAAAACAGCAATACAGAAAGTTGCTAAAGCACAAGAGATTTGGAAGCAAAGTCAACCCATTAAAGGGACCATAGCAGAGCTTTATTTACGCAAGCGTGGTATCACTTGTGAATTACCCTCCAATTTACGTTTTCATAGCAAATGCCCTCATCCCTCTGGGAAAACCATCCCCGCATTGGTTGCTCTTGTTGAGGGTGGTGGCTCCTTTGCAATCCATAGAACCTTTTTACAAGACAATGGATGCAAAACAGAACAGTTACCAACAAAAGCCATGCTGGGCTCTGTTAAGGGCGGTGCTGTACATTTAAGCCAAGCCAATCATCAACATCTGGTCATTTGTGAGGGAATTGAAACAGGTCTTTCTCTGCTGTCTGGTCTGTTATCAGAGCCTGTGACTTTATGGGCATCCCTTTCAACCAGTGGCATGACGCATGTGAATTTACCCCATATCAAATCAAAAGCCCATCTCACCATAGCTATGGATGGCGATGAGGCGGGTCGTAAAGCAGGTTTTGCCCTTGCTACCCGTGCGCAATGCCAAGGCTTTGAAGTCTTGATGATGCAAGCTCCCGAAGGAGCTGATTTTAACGTTTTATTATTAAATTATGAAAGAGAAAAATAA